A DNA window from Brassica napus cultivar Da-Ae chromosome C1, Da-Ae, whole genome shotgun sequence contains the following coding sequences:
- the LOC125580824 gene encoding LOB domain-containing protein 41-like, which translates to MRMSCNGCRVLRKGCSDDCSIRPCLGWIKSPEAQANATVFLAKFYGRAGLMNLINAGPDHLRPGIFRSLLHEACGRIVNPIYGSVGLLWSGNWQLCQAAVEAVMKGEPITEMATDAATSGQGPPLKMYDIRHISKDENSPAAAAAAGSTDRKRGKTRRAKRVAAVAKPAESGGGEASHHSSLSHQSEVVVAPHEGESKETESNNSEVMTFSPPAVQGSGEIKLDLTLGLEPVSRADHVVPVKKRKMGVFSTWQEESSCKTDLVL; encoded by the exons atgcGGATGAGCTGTAATGGATGCAGAGTTCTTAGAAAAGGGTGTAGTGATGATTGTAGTATAAGACCGTGTTTGGGCTGGATCAAATCTCCCGAAGCGCAAGCAAACGCAACCGTGTTTCTCGCCAAGTTCTATGGCCGCGCTGGACTCATGAACCTCATCAACGCCGGTCCCGATCACCTTCGTCCTG GAATTTTCCGGTCGTTGTTGCATGAAGCCTGCGGGAGGATTGTGAACCCGATCTACGGTTCGGTGGGTTTGCTATGGTCGGGAAACTGGCAGCTGTGCCAAGCCGCCGTGGAAGCGGTGATGAAAGGTGAGCCGATCACGGAGATGGCCACAGATGCGGCGACGAGCGGGCAAGGTCCGCCGCTGAAAATGTATGACATCCGACATATATCTAAGGACGAGAACTCCCCCGCCGCAGCAGCAGCTGCTGGATCGACCGATCGGAAACGAGGAAAAACTCGCCGGGCAAAGCGGGTCGCCGCCGTCGCTAAACCGGCGGAATCCGGCGGCGGAGAGGCTAGTCACCACTCGTCGTTGAGTCACCAGTCTGAAGTGGTGGTGGCTCCTCACGAGGGAGAGAGCAAAGAAACGGAGAGCAATAACTCGGAGGTCATGACGTTCTCGCCGCCGGCTGTACAAGGCTCCGGTGAGATCAAGCTTGATCTAACTTTAGGTCTGGAGCCGGTGTCACGTGCGGATCACGTGGTACCTGTTAAGAAGAGGAAGATGGGAGTGTTTAGCACGTGGCAGGAGGAGAGCTCGTGTAAGACTGACCTTGTGCTCTAA
- the LOC106387290 gene encoding histidine--tRNA ligase, cytoplasmic gives MAAERRSVITLGGKGSSFSSSSVYKVASGVANVRIDSSAIERFSTKPLPLIKGSSFSIPEELTKEEIRASLAVLLNKLLLANSGSVRSVLPVKIMEILNSKDETFGFGDVEVTEGESVVLEKSCATLVGVCSVIDHKSTVLSQIVDSVAALSCEATKSDITSFSSLDSGDGFGNKDAISVAGDLKVLLNGSKAVGKFEIEEVSKIPRIHGKFRDVVRSVHSDARVELNSGGGNSGVGEALGATLSALCVPIKSLGECSFFRAKLCFESIVNEDLRNLLLEKSCVEYENLKSGVKLALVEEDPCRLAHKLNECLGIVWRIIGLEAATAYFALAGGDLFATKEESKSVDAEKEVLKGDKKKKKKAVLGKGTSVVIEFIKERLVSSSEAANGGDQVEQILNLYNPESHGFDDLLAKVKEIVESNENRRLPKLPKGTRDFAQGKMIIREKAFSIIQNVFKKHGATALDTPVFELRETLMGKYGEDSKLIYDLADQGGELCSLRYDLTVPFARYCAMNGITSIKRYQIAKVYRRDNPSHGRYREFYQCDFDIAGLSEPMGPDFEVVKILTELLDKLEIGDYVVKLNHRKLLDGMLEICGVPAEKFRTICSSIDKLDKQTFEQVKREMVEEKGLSSEVADRIGSFVKEKGAPMELLNKLREEGSEFLGNKSSKEALDELSIMFEALERSKCSGRVVFDLSLARGLDYYTGVIFEAVCIGAEVGSIAAGGRYDNLIGMFGKEIVPAVGMSLGIERVFNILEKKQKLEERKTRVVQSTETQVLVSIMEDNKLGEAAELASQLWEADINAEYLVNKRRGKHFDRAMSTGSEIPWMVIVGKTELSEGVVTLKKILKGSEEEVKGVPRDSFVAELLKRL, from the exons ATGGCGGCGGAGAGGAGATCGGTGATTACTCTCGGAGGAAAAGGATCTTCCTTTTCGTCTTCCTCCGTTTACAAGGTCGCTTCCGGCGTCGCTAACGTACGGATCGACTCTTCTGCGATCGAGAGATTCTCCACTAAACCCCTTCCATTGATCAAAGGAAGCTCCTTTAGTATCCCCGAAGAGTTAACGAAGGAAGAGATCCGAGCTTCTCTAGCTGTGCTCTTAAACAAGCTTCTTTTGGCAAactccggttcggttcggtctGTTCTTCCGGTTAAGATAATGGAGATTCTGAATTCAAAGGATGAGACTTTCGGGTTTGGTGACGTGGAAGTGACGGAAGGGGAGAGTGTCGTGTTGGAGAAGTCGTGTGCCACGTTGGTTGGAGTATGTTCGGTTATAGATCACAAGTCAACGGTTTTGTCACAGATTGTTGACTCTGTTGCTGCATTGAGCTGTGAGGCTACCAAAAGTGATATCACTTCGTTCAGCTCGTTGGATTCTGGAGATGGGTTTGGTAACAAAGACGCGATCAGTGTCGCTGGTGATCTCAAGGTTTTGCTGAATGGATCTAAAGCTGTTGGGAAGTTTGAGATCGAAGAGGTTTCGAAGATTCCGAGGATTCATGGGAAGTTTAGGGATGTGGTGAGGAGCGTGCACTCGGATGCTCGGGTTGAGTTAAACTCAGGAGGTGGGAACTCTGGAGTTGGTGAGGCTTTGGGAGCTACGTTGTCAGCTTTGTGTGTGCCGATTAAAAGCTTGGGAGAATGTTCGTTCTTTCGTGCTAAGCTGTGTTTTGAGTCCATTGTAAATGAGGATCTGAGGAATCTGCTCTTGGAAAAGAGCTGTGTTGAGTATGAGAATCTGAAGAGTGGTGTTAAGTTAGCTCTCGTCGAAGAGGATCCCTGCAGATTAGCTCATAAGTTGAATGAGTGTTTGGGTATTGTGTGGAGAATCATTGGTTTGGAAGCAGCTACCGCCTATTTTGCACTTGCTGGTGGAGACTTGTTTGCAACTAAAGAGGAGTCGAAGAGCGTAGATGCTGAGAAAGAGGTGTTGAAGGGagataagaaaaagaagaagaaagctgttTTGGGGAAGGGGACAAGCGTAGTTATCGAGTTTATCAAAGAGAGATTGGTGAGTAGTAGTGAGGCAGCAAATGGTGGTGACCAGGTGGAGCAAATTTTGAATCTTTATAATCCGGAGAGTCACGGTTTTGATGACTTGTTGGCCAAAGTGAAAGAGATTGTAGAAAGTAATGAAAACAGGAGACTTCCTAAGCTTCCAAAG GGTACTCGAGATTTTGCTCAAGGAAAGATGATAATCCGAGAAAAAGCATTTTCAATCATACAGAATGTTTTCAAGAAACATGGTGCAACTGCACTTGACACTCCTGTATTTGAATTGAGAGAGACACTCATGGGGAAGTATGGAGAAGACTCAAAGCTGATCTACGATCTTGCTGATCAG GGTGGAGAGCTATGCTCTTTAAGATATGATTTAACAGTTCCATTTGCACGGTATTGTGCTATGAATGGTATCACATCGATCAAAAGATACCAAATAGCAAAGGTGTACAGAAGAGACAATCCATCTCACGGGAGGTACAGAGAGTTTTATCAGTGTGATTTCGATATCGCTGGTTTGTCTGAACCAATGGGACCTGATTTCGAAGTCGTCAAGATTTTAACTGAGCTTCTTGATAAACTCGAGATTGGAGACTATGTGGTGAAACTGAACCACAGAAAGCTGCTTGATGGGATGCTGGAGATATGTGGAGTACCAGCTGAGAAATTCAGGACCATATGCTCGAGTATCGATAAGTTAGACAAGCAAACATTTGAGCAAGTGAAGAGAGAGATGGTGGAGGAGAAAGGTTTGTCTTCAGAGGTTGCAGACAGAATAGGCAGCTTTGTCAAGGAGAAAGGAGCTCCTATGGAGCTGTTGAATAAACTGAGAGAAGAAGGGAGCGAGTTTTTAGGTAACAAGTCATCGAAAGAAGCTCTTGATGAGTTGAGTATAATGTTTGAAGCTCTAGAGAGATCAAAGTGCAGTGGGAGAGTGGTCTTTGATCTAAGTCTAGCTAGAGGTCTAGATTATTACACCGGGGTCATCTTTGAAGCCGTTTGTATAGGAGCTGAGGTTGGATCAATTGCTGCTGGTGGTCGATACGATAACCTTATAGGAATGTTTGGAAAAGAGATAGTCCCTGCGGTTGGCATGAGCCTGGGGATCGAGAGAGTGTTTAACATAttggaaaagaaacaaaaactggAAGAGAGAAAAACACGA GTTGTTCAATCTACCGAGACACAGGTTTTGGTAAGTATAATGGAGGATAATAAGCTAGGTGAAGCTGCAGAACTGGCTAGTCAGTTATGGGAAGCTGATATCAATGCAGAGTATCTTGTGAACAAAAGGAGAGGAAAGCATTTTGATCGTGCTATGAGCACGGGTTCTGAGATTCCTTGGATGGTGATTGTAGGCAAGACAGAACTCAGTGAAGGTGTTGTAACATTGAAGAAGATCCTCAAGGGAAGTGAGGAGGAAGTTAAAGGTGTTCCTAGAGACAGTTTCGTTGCAGAACTGTTGAAACGTCTCTGA
- the LOC106364420 gene encoding uncharacterized protein LOC106364420: MNHCNLQQNAFMSSHDESRGFVVPVSSVVCPKPRRVSILSNNVIHPLRSHSSQPGAADVCDSQAGAELLDILRRKEETLSGVASSPPFFLGSPPSRASNPLAQDARFGDEKLNLLSPSLSTFLTSPSPSPSRVKGGGCGGRVKYGLKPAAVRVEGFNCLNRDRQSSNISAMA, encoded by the exons ATGAATCATTGCAACCTTCAGCAGAACGCCTTCATGTCCTCCCATGACGAGTCCAGAGGATTTGTTGTTCCTGTCTCTTCTGTTGTTTGTCCTAAGCCCCGTCGCGTTAGCATTCTCTCCAATAACGTTATTCATCCGTTGAGATCACATTCTAG TCAACCAGGAGCAGCTGATGTATGTGATTCTCAAGCCGGGGCAGAGCTTTTGGACATCCTTCGTAGAAag GAAGAAACATTGTCTGGTGTAGCTTCATCACCTCCATTCTTCCTCGGGTCTCCCCCAAGCAGAGCATCAAACCCGTTAGCTCAAGATGCACGATTTGGAGATGAGAAGCTCAACCTTCTTTCACCCTCACTCTCAACATTCCTCACATCTCCTTCTCCATCGCCATCTCGTGTCAAAGGAGGGGGctgtggtggtcgagtgaagtaCGGGCTTAAACCGGCAGCTGTCAGAGTTGAAGGGTTCAACTGCTTAAACAGGGACCGCCAAAGCTCAAACATATCTGCCATGGCttag